The window GGAGCTTGCGAAGGCAATCGACGTCGGCGGCTGGGGTGCGATCCGCCCGGTTGTGCGGGGTCTGGTCCAAGGGCTCCTGCTCCGTATGATGATTGTGGACCATATACTATTCCCCTTCCCCGAAGAAGGCAAGCATTTTAGCGGCCTACCTGTAATATATCATAAAGCATATTATAATGCGCGGGGAGCGAGGTCGCTCTGATTCGCGGTGTTGGCTTCGAGGAGAAGCAGGTGGAGCGAGTCCTGGGCGAGGGAGGCGTGGCGGAGGCCGAAGGCGGGGCCGAGGATGCGGTCTGCGAGGGCGGCGATGCGGGTTCGGAACTCGTGAAGGGAGGTCGAGGCGGCGGGGCCGGAAGTGACGGGAAACTGCCAGGCGAGGTCGTTGTGGGATGCGCGGATCGGGCCGTTCCAGCCGAACGAGGAAGGGTCGGCCGCGAGGTCGGTTTCGAGCTCGCCGGTCAGCGGAAACAGGTCGAACGAGACGCCGAAGGGGTCGAAGGCGGGCCAGACGTCGGCGAGCAGGTCGAGCGTCGCCTGGCGGTCGCTCTCTTCCTCGCCCGGAAAGCCGGTCATCAGGAAAAAGTGCACGGCCAGGCCGGCCGCGGCGGCATCCCGCAGGATGCGGCGTGATCTGGTTGTATTCGTGCCTTTATGGAATTTTTCCAGAAGACGGTCTGAACCGCTTTCGACGCCGATGAACAGTTTCCGGCAACCTGCGGCGCGGGCGTGGTCGAAGGTTTCCCGGGTATGGCCTTCGTCGAGGCGGGCATACGCGATCCAGGAAACCGGCTCCGGGAGCGCCTCGAATATGCCGGACAACTCCCGCATTCGTGGCGGCGGCACGGCTTCGTCGACGATGAAGAACCGCCGATGGCCCGCGGCGAAGAGGCTCCCGATCTCGGCCGAAACGTGAGCGATCGGCTTGGGACGATACAGCGGGCGGCCGGTGGCGGCCCGCACGGGGTGGATGCAAAAGGCACAGCGGCCCCACGGGCAGCCCCGGGCCGTCTCGACCGGCATGACCAGATGTGGCGTCAGATACCCTTTCAGCGGCAAGCAGTCGAAATCCGGGGTGCCGGCATCCGACATATTCATGACTATTGAATGTCGAGAATGCCCGGCATCCGTCTCGTTCCACCCCACGGCGTTGGGGGCCTCCGCGAGCGGCGCTCCGGCAGCCAGCGCCG is drawn from Candidatus Ozemobacteraceae bacterium and contains these coding sequences:
- a CDS encoding radical SAM protein, coding for MRAALVFPPQWDPRQPPLAPAVLAGALRRAGADVLVRDLNLALYRRLLRPELPGGIEEFLLGKLLDPASLRDAREYLRITGELQKIFDGRFDPRGKGRLFWDTCGGTPSAVASRDWKAVLAAPDSVPFLRHLESEIAEILSWNPDLIGISAISDTQLAASLALAARFRRDLPRVRIVLGGDAVTYRRSMLPQMSWLQPAVNALGLGDGEPLLSALAAGAPLAEAPNAVGWNETDAGHSRHSIVMNMSDAGTPDFDCLPLKGYLTPHLVMPVETARGCPWGRCAFCIHPVRAATGRPLYRPKPIAHVSAEIGSLFAAGHRRFFIVDEAVPPPRMRELSGIFEALPEPVSWIAYARLDEGHTRETFDHARAAGCRKLFIGVESGSDRLLEKFHKGTNTTRSRRILRDAAAAGLAVHFFLMTGFPGEEESDRQATLDLLADVWPAFDPFGVSFDLFPLTGELETDLAADPSSFGWNGPIRASHNDLAWQFPVTSGPAASTSLHEFRTRIAALADRILGPAFGLRHASLAQDSLHLLLLEANTANQSDLAPRAL